The segment ACTCCGTGGAGCTGAGCGCCTCCAGCGCCGCCTTCAGCCCGGACAACCCGGCGCCCGTCATCGAGCCGCCGCGGGCCCGCACCAAGCGCACCCCGCGCTCGACCCGGACCAACTTCGAGCTGTACGGCTGGCTGTTCATGCGCCTGTCCGGCATCGTGCTCGTCGTCCTGGTCCTGGGCCACCTGCTGATCCAGCTCGTGCTGGACGGCGGCGTGACCAAGGTCGGCTTCGCCTTCGTGGCCGGCCGCTGGGCCTCGCCGTTCTGGCAGGGCTGGGACCTGATCATGCTGTGGCTGGCCATGCTGCACGGCGGCAACGGCCTCCGTACGGTGATCAACGACTACGCCGAACGGGCGAACACCCGGCTCTGGCTCAAGACGCTGCTCTTCACGGCGAC is part of the Streptomyces sp. NBC_01262 genome and harbors:
- a CDS encoding succinate dehydrogenase hydrophobic membrane anchor subunit, translated to MSVSDSVELSASSAAFSPDNPAPVIEPPRARTKRTPRSTRTNFELYGWLFMRLSGIVLVVLVLGHLLIQLVLDGGVTKVGFAFVAGRWASPFWQGWDLIMLWLAMLHGGNGLRTVINDYAERANTRLWLKTLLFTATAFTILLGTLVIFTFDPNIR